Proteins co-encoded in one Opitutus terrae PB90-1 genomic window:
- a CDS encoding radical SAM protein, with amino-acid sequence MASVVPSEDRTAWILAQRPARTRTPDPNAPHGVFLERERLASGEVVDTGVVLLTNRECPWKCLMCDLWKDTTRETVPAGAIPRQLDAALQTWTQAGKRPAQVKLYNSGSFFDVAAIPPIDYAPVARRLAFARHVVVESHPLLIGDRAVLFRDLLDGSLEVAMGLETAHPEVLGKLNKKFDLAQFARAAEFLANHQIALRVFLLVNPPFLSGAEAAEWVVKSAEFAFGCGASAVTLIPTRDGNGAIERLRESGEFVPPTLAELESAHRAALAIGRGRVFVDTWALEPFSTCPHCFAARCGRLERLNLTQSDEPAVSCDCCGAS; translated from the coding sequence ATGGCATCCGTTGTTCCCTCGGAAGATCGCACCGCCTGGATTCTCGCGCAGCGACCGGCGCGAACGCGGACGCCGGATCCGAACGCGCCGCACGGAGTTTTTCTGGAGCGCGAGCGGCTCGCGTCCGGTGAGGTCGTCGATACCGGCGTCGTGCTGCTGACGAACCGCGAGTGTCCGTGGAAGTGCCTGATGTGCGATCTGTGGAAGGACACCACGCGCGAGACCGTGCCGGCGGGCGCGATCCCGCGGCAGCTCGACGCGGCGCTGCAGACGTGGACCCAAGCGGGAAAACGACCCGCACAGGTGAAACTCTACAACAGCGGCAGCTTCTTCGACGTGGCCGCGATTCCGCCGATCGACTACGCGCCGGTGGCGCGCCGGCTCGCGTTTGCGCGGCACGTGGTGGTGGAGTCGCATCCGCTGCTGATCGGCGATCGCGCGGTGCTTTTCCGGGATTTGCTGGACGGCTCGCTCGAGGTGGCGATGGGACTCGAAACGGCGCATCCGGAGGTGCTGGGAAAGCTGAACAAGAAATTCGACCTGGCGCAGTTCGCGCGGGCGGCGGAGTTTCTGGCGAACCATCAGATCGCGCTGCGCGTTTTCCTGCTCGTGAATCCGCCGTTCCTGAGCGGCGCCGAGGCGGCAGAGTGGGTGGTGAAATCGGCGGAGTTTGCGTTCGGGTGTGGCGCGAGCGCGGTGACGCTGATCCCGACCCGCGACGGCAACGGCGCGATCGAGCGGTTGCGCGAGTCGGGCGAGTTCGTGCCGCCCACACTCGCCGAGTTGGAGTCGGCCCATCGTGCGGCGCTGGCGATCGGGCGCGGCCGCGTGTTCGTCGACACGTGGGCGCTGGAGCCGTTCTCCACGTGTCCGCACTGCTTCGCCGCCCGCTGCGGCCGACTGGAACGGCTGAACCTCACGCAATCCGACGAGCCGGCGGTGAGCTGCGATTGCTGCGGCGCGAGTTGA